The DNA window AACGTACAGAAGGTATTGAAATCTCACAATTTACATTAAAAGAAGTGATTCGTCAGACAATATTCTCAATTGCAGCAAACGAAAATAACAAGCTGATGACCGGTGAACTCTTTGAGATCAAGGACAATATGCTGAAAGTAGTTTCACTCGACGGTCATCGAATCGCGATCCGTAAGATCGAACTGAAAGATAATTACCCTGCAAGAAAGGTTGTCGTTCCTGGAAAGACACTGAATGAAATCAGCAAGATCCTTTCGGGTGAAGTAGAAGATCAGGTGAAGATTTTCTTTACCGAAAACCATATTGTTTTTGAATTTGATGATACCGTAGTCGTTTCCCGGCTGATCGAAGGCGAATATTTCCGGATCGACCAGATGCTCTCGAGTGATTATGAGACAAAAGTGAAGATCAACAAGCGGGAATTCCTCGAGTGTATCGACCGTGCCACACTTTTTGTAAAAGAAGGTGACAAAAAACCGATTATTATTACAATCGATGATACCGGTATGCAGCTGAACATCAATTCCCAGATGGGTTCCATGAATGAAGAGATCGATATCGATAAAGAAGGAAAAGATATTATGATCGGATTCAACCCGAAGTTTCTAATCGACGCACTGAAAGTCATCGACGATGAAGAAATTTCTATTTATCTGGTCAATCCAAAGGCTCCTTGTTTCATCAAAAACGAAGAAGAATCCTATATTTACCTGATTCTTCCGGTAAATTTTAATACCGCACGGTAAGAAAGTGAGAAAAAATGGAAATAATTAAACTGAGAGACGAGTATATCAAGCTCGGTCAGGCGCTGAAAGCAGCGAACCTGGTGGAAGACGGCGTGGAAGCCAAACTGGTGATCCAGGATGGTTTAGTAAAGGTAAACAACGAGGTTGACATAAGACGGGGACGTAAATTGTACGACGGAGATGTGGTTTCTTTTGACGGACAGGAACTGCGGATTGAAAAATAAAAAGTATGTACATTGAATCGTTGGAATTGAAAAATTTTCGAAACTATGAGGATCTGTCCATCGTTCTGGATCCGGGTACAAATATTCTCTACGGAGACAATGCCCAGGGAAAGACGAACGTTCTCGAGGCCATCTATCTTTGCGGAACCACAAAATCGCACCGGGGAAGCAAGGATAAGGAGATGATCCGGTTTGATCAGGACGAGTCGCATATCCGGATGATGGTAAAAAAGGATGGCGTATCTCATAAGATCGATATGCATCTGAAAAAAAATAAAGCCAA is part of the Blautia faecicola genome and encodes:
- the dnaN gene encoding DNA polymerase III subunit beta; translated protein: MKLICAKNELLKSVNISLKAVSSKTTMPILECILIDASAAEITFTSNDMELGIETKVKGIIEEKGIAALDAKLFSDIIRKLPDSDVTIQTDANLNTTITCEKAKFTIPGKSGDDFAYLPVIERTEGIEISQFTLKEVIRQTIFSIAANENNKLMTGELFEIKDNMLKVVSLDGHRIAIRKIELKDNYPARKVVVPGKTLNEISKILSGEVEDQVKIFFTENHIVFEFDDTVVVSRLIEGEYFRIDQMLSSDYETKVKINKREFLECIDRATLFVKEGDKKPIIITIDDTGMQLNINSQMGSMNEEIDIDKEGKDIMIGFNPKFLIDALKVIDDEEISIYLVNPKAPCFIKNEEESYIYLILPVNFNTAR
- a CDS encoding RNA-binding S4 domain-containing protein, with protein sequence MEIIKLRDEYIKLGQALKAANLVEDGVEAKLVIQDGLVKVNNEVDIRRGRKLYDGDVVSFDGQELRIEK